A DNA window from Paraburkholderia sp. IMGN_8 contains the following coding sequences:
- a CDS encoding ATP-binding cassette domain-containing protein — translation MSATRASARWRRPAAGAGLLVAAVALPAVASSYVVDVGLTIATYSILGLGLNIVVGYAGLLDLGYAAFFAIGAYTTALLETLLHFSFWETLPFSLAFAGASGIVIGYPTLRLRSDYLAIVTLGFGEITRIIATNLRITGGPNGIYGIDSPSLFGYEINSPHAVYELGIVFLVLVLVFAIRLGQSRLGRAWTSIREDESAAEAVGVATLRVKLLAYVMGALIGGFGGSLFAARFGTIDPTGFTYLQSVTILIIVVLGGRGSIPGVILGAVIVAGLPEMLRFLNLWRIFGFAIGLVILMLLRPQGLWPAPLRRVAPPREGAGAAATVPRETVTEEILLDVRDMQRRFGGVLAVGGVSFTVRSGEILSLIGPNGAGKTTVFNCLTGVIRTTGGQVLWRGASLVGGAPHRIVHRGIARTFQGIRLFANMTAFENVLIGMDHRLRTQLIAELLALPSARSEAADHAAEGLGWLSFVGLGPRAGERAADLPYGDQRRLEIARALASNPHLLLLDEPAAGMNPTEKHALMELIRRIRDLGVTVLLIEHDMMLVMGVSDRIIVMDHGVIIAEGPPTEIQADPRVIDAYLGTAGIDEAADDAGGEKSLWDS, via the coding sequence ATGAGCGCGACGCGGGCTTCAGCGCGTTGGCGCCGCCCTGCGGCCGGCGCCGGTCTTCTTGTCGCCGCCGTGGCGTTGCCGGCTGTCGCCAGCAGCTATGTCGTCGATGTCGGCCTGACTATCGCCACCTATTCGATCCTCGGCCTCGGTCTGAATATCGTGGTCGGTTATGCAGGGCTGCTGGATCTGGGCTATGCAGCCTTCTTTGCAATCGGCGCCTACACGACGGCGCTGCTGGAAACGCTGCTGCACTTCTCGTTCTGGGAAACGCTGCCGTTCAGCCTCGCGTTCGCCGGTGCGTCGGGTATCGTCATCGGCTACCCCACCCTGCGCCTGCGCAGCGACTACCTGGCGATCGTCACGCTCGGGTTCGGCGAGATCACGCGCATCATCGCCACCAACCTGCGGATTACGGGCGGCCCGAACGGCATCTACGGTATCGACAGCCCCAGCCTGTTCGGTTACGAGATCAACTCGCCCCATGCGGTCTACGAACTGGGTATCGTGTTCCTCGTGCTGGTGCTCGTGTTCGCAATCCGGCTCGGCCAGTCGCGGCTCGGCCGCGCCTGGACCAGCATCCGCGAGGACGAGTCGGCTGCCGAGGCCGTAGGCGTGGCGACGTTGCGCGTCAAACTGCTGGCCTACGTGATGGGCGCATTGATCGGCGGTTTTGGCGGCAGCCTGTTCGCTGCGCGCTTCGGGACAATCGACCCGACCGGTTTCACTTATCTGCAGTCCGTCACGATCCTGATCATCGTCGTGCTCGGCGGTCGCGGGAGCATTCCTGGCGTGATACTCGGCGCCGTGATCGTTGCCGGCCTGCCCGAGATGCTGCGCTTCCTCAACCTTTGGCGCATCTTCGGGTTCGCGATCGGGCTGGTGATCCTGATGCTGCTCCGGCCGCAAGGGCTGTGGCCGGCGCCGCTGCGCCGCGTGGCGCCGCCGCGCGAGGGCGCCGGCGCCGCAGCGACCGTGCCCCGCGAGACCGTCACCGAAGAGATCCTGCTCGACGTGCGCGACATGCAGCGCCGCTTTGGCGGTGTGCTGGCGGTCGGCGGCGTCAGCTTCACGGTGCGCAGCGGTGAGATCCTCAGCCTGATCGGTCCGAACGGCGCCGGCAAGACCACGGTGTTCAACTGTCTCACCGGCGTGATCCGCACGACCGGCGGTCAGGTTCTCTGGCGCGGCGCCTCGCTGGTCGGCGGAGCGCCGCACCGCATCGTCCATCGAGGCATCGCGCGCACCTTCCAGGGCATCCGCCTGTTTGCCAACATGACGGCCTTCGAGAACGTGCTGATCGGCATGGACCATCGGCTCCGCACGCAGCTGATCGCCGAGCTGCTTGCGCTACCCTCCGCTCGTTCCGAAGCTGCCGATCACGCGGCAGAGGGCCTCGGCTGGCTCAGCTTCGTCGGCCTCGGTCCCCGGGCGGGCGAACGTGCGGCCGACCTGCCCTATGGCGATCAACGCCGGCTGGAAATCGCCCGTGCGCTCGCCAGCAACCCGCATCTCCTGCTGCTGGACGAGCCGGCAGCGGGGATGAATCCGACCGAGAAGCACGCGCTGATGGAATTGATCCGGCGTATCCGGGATCTTGGCGTGACGGTGCTGCTGATCGAACACGACATGATGCTGGTGATGGGCGTGTCGGACCGGATCATCGTCATGGACCATGGCGTCATCATCGCCGAGGGTCCGCCAACCGAGATCCAGGCCGACCCGCGCGTGATCGACGCCTATCTCGGTACCGCCGGGATAGACGAAGCGGCCGACGATGCCGGCGGGGAGAAATCGCTGTGGGACTCCTAG
- a CDS encoding FAD-dependent oxidoreductase: protein MRHEYPAQSSGGASLTAPSRPRLVVVGNGMAGMRTVEELLKLAPELYDITVFGAEPYGNYNRILLSPVLAGEKSVDDIILNTRDWYAENGIRLHAGDPVAAIDRTRRIVRSQSGIEVGYDRLLIATGSTPFVIPVPGHRLPGVIAFRDIQDVETMLAAARSHRHAVIIGGGLLGLEAANGLMRQGMSVTVVHDTDSLMDRQLDKSASALLLQTLERRGLRFLLKARTAEIVGPERVTAVRFDDGMEIPADLVVMTAGVRPNIELAKQAGLHCERAIVVDDTLQTYDPRVYAVGECVQHRTATFGLVAPIWDQARVCGAHLAGAGHRRYVQRATATKLKVTGVDLYSAGDFAGGPDSEDLVLRDPRRGVYKRLVIEDSRVIGAVLYGDVKDGAWYFELIQNRTDISPLRSQLLFGKALCEAQPA, encoded by the coding sequence ATGAGACACGAATACCCAGCGCAGAGCTCAGGAGGCGCATCGCTCACCGCGCCTTCCCGCCCGCGTCTCGTAGTGGTCGGCAACGGCATGGCCGGCATGCGCACTGTCGAGGAATTGCTCAAGCTCGCACCGGAGCTCTACGACATCACCGTATTCGGCGCCGAGCCGTACGGCAACTACAACCGCATCCTGCTGTCGCCGGTGCTCGCGGGCGAGAAGAGTGTCGACGATATCATCCTCAACACGCGTGACTGGTATGCAGAAAACGGTATCCGGCTGCATGCGGGGGACCCGGTGGCCGCGATTGACCGCACGCGCCGCATCGTGCGCTCGCAAAGCGGCATCGAGGTGGGCTACGACCGGCTGCTGATCGCGACCGGCTCCACGCCATTCGTGATTCCGGTGCCGGGTCACCGGCTGCCGGGGGTGATTGCGTTTCGCGACATCCAGGACGTCGAAACGATGCTCGCCGCAGCGCGCAGTCACCGACACGCAGTGATCATCGGCGGCGGTCTCCTCGGGCTGGAGGCGGCCAACGGGCTCATGCGCCAGGGCATGTCGGTCACTGTCGTGCACGACACCGACAGCCTGATGGACCGCCAGCTCGACAAGAGCGCGTCGGCCCTGCTGTTGCAGACGCTGGAGCGCCGGGGCTTGCGTTTCCTGCTGAAGGCCCGCACCGCCGAGATCGTCGGGCCGGAGCGTGTCACCGCGGTGCGTTTTGACGACGGCATGGAGATCCCCGCCGACCTGGTTGTCATGACGGCCGGGGTGCGCCCGAATATCGAGCTCGCGAAGCAGGCGGGCTTGCACTGCGAGCGAGCGATCGTCGTCGATGACACGTTGCAGACCTATGATCCGCGTGTCTACGCCGTCGGCGAATGCGTGCAGCACCGGACCGCGACCTTCGGCCTCGTCGCGCCGATCTGGGACCAGGCGCGTGTCTGCGGCGCGCACCTGGCCGGTGCGGGCCACCGTCGGTACGTGCAGCGCGCGACAGCGACCAAGCTGAAAGTCACCGGCGTCGACCTTTATTCTGCCGGTGATTTCGCAGGCGGCCCGGACAGTGAAGACCTTGTGCTGCGCGATCCGCGACGAGGCGTCTACAAGCGCCTCGTGATCGAGGATAGCCGGGTGATCGGTGCGGTCCTGTACGGCGACGTCAAGGACGGAGCGTGGTACTTCGAGCTGATCCAGAACCGGACCGACATTTCTCCGCTGCGCAGCCAACTGCTGTTCGGCAAAGCCCTGTGCGAGGCGCAGCCCGCCTGA
- the nirB gene encoding nitrite reductase large subunit NirB, whose product MNVVVIGHGMVGHKLLECLLDDGSAALHVTVLCEEPRPAYDRVHLSEFFSGKSAEDLSLVEPGFFERENVLLRLNAKAVSIDREAHTVSISTGETLSYDKLVLATGSSPFVPPMAGSDREDCFVYRTIEDLEAMQACGARAKSGVVVGGGLLGLECAKALRDMGLAAHVVEFAPRLMAVQVDDGGGRVLRSKIEELGVQVHTGKHTLAIVDGESGTHRIQFADGTHLDTDMIVFSAGIRPRDEIARACGLELGPRGGIAIDDTCRTSDPDIYAIGECAAWNGMVYGLVAPGYDMARVTAKQLLGDQAGFGGADMSTKLKLMGVDVASIGDAHGKTPGSRAYQFSDERKQVYKKLVVSECGKQLLGAVMVGDASEYGTLLQMMLNRIELPEAPEFLILPQSDGMTKAGLGVDALPEAAQICSCNNVSKGEICAAVCAGATSIGAVNSATCAGTSCGGCVPLVTQVMKAEMKKEGLAVNNHLCEHFPYSRQELYHIVRVEGVRSFGELLAKHGHGLGCDICKPAVASILASCWNEFVLKKEHASLQDTNDYYLANIQRDGTYSVVPRMPGGEVTPDGLIAVGQVAKKYGLYTKITGGQRIDMFGARVEQLPFIWEELIAAGFESGHAYGKSLRTVKSCVGSTWCRYGVGDSVGLAVEIENRYKGLRTPHKIKFGVSGCTRECAEAQGKDVGIIATEKGWNLYVCGNGGMKPRHAELLASDLDKETLVRYIDRFLMFYVRTADRLQRTSVWRDNLEGGLGYLIDVVVNDRLGVAAELEVEMQHVVDTYEDEWKKAVTDPETRKRFRHFVNSDQADSTVTFVEERGQIRPATPVERQSKLAAIPVVVETA is encoded by the coding sequence ATGAACGTTGTCGTCATTGGCCACGGAATGGTGGGTCACAAGCTTCTGGAATGCCTTCTGGACGACGGGAGCGCCGCGCTGCACGTCACCGTGCTGTGCGAGGAGCCTCGTCCCGCTTATGACCGCGTGCATCTGTCTGAATTCTTTTCCGGCAAATCCGCTGAAGACCTGTCGCTCGTCGAGCCAGGCTTCTTCGAGCGTGAGAACGTGCTGCTCAGGCTCAACGCGAAGGCGGTTTCGATCGACCGGGAGGCCCACACGGTGAGCATCTCGACCGGCGAGACGCTGTCCTATGACAAACTGGTGCTCGCTACCGGTTCCTCGCCGTTTGTTCCGCCGATGGCTGGCAGCGATCGTGAGGACTGCTTTGTCTATCGCACCATCGAAGATCTCGAAGCGATGCAGGCGTGCGGCGCGCGGGCGAAGTCGGGCGTGGTGGTAGGCGGTGGCCTGCTGGGGCTTGAATGCGCGAAGGCGCTGCGTGATATGGGACTGGCCGCGCATGTCGTCGAGTTCGCACCGCGCCTGATGGCGGTGCAGGTCGACGACGGCGGCGGACGGGTTCTGCGCAGCAAGATCGAGGAACTGGGCGTGCAGGTCCACACCGGCAAGCACACGCTCGCCATCGTCGATGGCGAATCGGGCACCCACCGCATACAGTTCGCTGACGGCACGCATCTCGACACCGACATGATCGTGTTCTCCGCCGGTATCCGTCCGCGCGATGAGATTGCGCGTGCCTGCGGGCTGGAACTGGGCCCGCGCGGCGGCATTGCGATCGACGACACCTGCCGCACGAGCGATCCTGACATCTATGCGATCGGCGAATGCGCGGCGTGGAACGGCATGGTGTATGGCCTTGTGGCGCCAGGGTATGACATGGCACGCGTCACAGCGAAGCAATTGCTGGGCGATCAAGCCGGTTTCGGCGGCGCCGACATGAGCACCAAGCTCAAGCTGATGGGCGTGGATGTCGCGAGCATCGGCGATGCGCACGGCAAGACGCCGGGCAGCCGCGCGTACCAGTTCAGCGACGAACGCAAACAGGTCTACAAGAAGCTGGTGGTGTCGGAGTGCGGCAAGCAACTGCTCGGCGCGGTGATGGTGGGCGATGCGAGCGAATACGGCACGCTGCTGCAGATGATGCTGAACCGCATCGAGTTGCCGGAAGCGCCGGAATTCCTGATCCTGCCGCAAAGCGACGGCATGACCAAGGCGGGACTTGGGGTTGACGCGCTGCCCGAGGCCGCGCAGATCTGCTCGTGCAACAACGTCTCCAAAGGCGAAATCTGCGCGGCGGTGTGCGCGGGCGCGACCAGTATCGGCGCTGTAAATAGCGCGACATGCGCCGGCACGTCGTGCGGCGGCTGCGTGCCGCTCGTCACCCAGGTGATGAAGGCCGAGATGAAGAAGGAGGGGCTCGCCGTCAACAACCACCTGTGCGAGCACTTCCCGTATTCGCGCCAGGAGCTGTATCACATCGTGCGTGTCGAGGGCGTGCGCAGCTTCGGCGAATTGCTGGCGAAACACGGTCACGGCCTCGGCTGCGATATCTGCAAACCGGCGGTGGCGAGCATCCTCGCGTCGTGCTGGAACGAATTCGTGCTGAAGAAAGAGCACGCGTCGCTGCAGGACACCAACGATTACTACCTCGCCAACATCCAGCGCGACGGCACCTATTCGGTCGTGCCGCGCATGCCGGGCGGCGAAGTCACGCCCGACGGCCTGATCGCGGTCGGCCAGGTCGCGAAGAAATACGGCCTCTACACCAAGATCACCGGCGGTCAGCGGATCGATATGTTCGGCGCGCGCGTCGAGCAGCTGCCGTTCATCTGGGAAGAACTGATCGCCGCCGGTTTCGAATCGGGCCATGCGTACGGCAAGTCGCTGCGCACCGTGAAATCGTGCGTCGGCTCGACGTGGTGCCGCTACGGCGTCGGCGATTCGGTGGGCCTCGCGGTCGAGATCGAGAACCGCTACAAGGGCCTGCGCACACCGCACAAGATCAAGTTCGGCGTGTCGGGCTGCACCCGCGAATGCGCGGAAGCGCAGGGCAAGGACGTCGGCATCATCGCGACCGAGAAGGGCTGGAATCTCTACGTATGCGGCAACGGCGGCATGAAGCCGCGCCACGCCGAACTGCTTGCGTCGGACCTCGATAAAGAGACGCTGGTGCGCTACATCGACCGCTTCCTGATGTTCTACGTGCGCACCGCCGACCGGCTGCAACGCACCAGCGTGTGGCGCGACAACCTCGAAGGCGGCCTCGGGTATCTGATCGACGTGGTCGTCAACGACCGGCTCGGTGTCGCGGCGGAACTCGAAGTCGAAATGCAGCACGTGGTCGACACCTACGAAGACGAGTGGAAAAAGGCCGTCACCGATCCTGAAACGCGCAAGCGCTTCCGTCACTTCGTCAACAGCGATCAGGCCGACAGCACCGTTACGTTCGTCGAAGAGCGCGGCCAGATCCGGCCTGCGACGCCTGTTGAGCGGCAATCGAAGCTGGCGGCGATTCCCGTGGTCGTCGAGACCGCCTGA
- a CDS encoding ABC transporter ATP-binding protein: protein MGLLEIRDLHVSYGNVEVLHGISLDVAEGEIVALLGSNGAGKTTTLRAISGLIRPRAGQIVMAGHPLTGLRAHQIVALGLGHVPEGRRMFGALTVEENLRLGGYLIRTDGALLERRMTEVYQTFPRLGERRSQLAGTLSGGEQQMLAIARALMLRPRVIVLDEPSMGLAPKLVRVIFGMIANICNEGTSILLVEQNARQALRIAHRAYVLESGRIALAGPARDLAQDSRVRAAYLGGSAIAAE, encoded by the coding sequence GTGGGACTCCTAGAAATTCGCGATCTGCACGTGAGCTATGGGAACGTCGAGGTTCTGCATGGCATATCGCTGGACGTCGCGGAAGGTGAGATCGTGGCATTGCTCGGCAGCAACGGGGCGGGCAAGACCACTACGCTACGCGCCATTTCCGGCCTGATTCGCCCACGTGCGGGACAGATCGTGATGGCCGGGCACCCGCTCACCGGACTGCGGGCCCACCAGATCGTGGCCTTGGGTCTCGGTCATGTGCCGGAGGGCCGCCGCATGTTCGGGGCGCTGACAGTCGAGGAAAATCTGCGGCTCGGCGGTTATCTGATCAGGACCGACGGCGCCTTGCTGGAACGGCGAATGACCGAGGTCTATCAGACTTTCCCGCGGCTCGGGGAGCGACGCAGCCAGTTGGCGGGGACGCTCAGCGGTGGCGAACAACAGATGCTGGCAATCGCACGCGCCCTGATGTTGCGGCCACGCGTCATCGTGCTGGACGAACCGTCCATGGGACTGGCGCCGAAGCTGGTCCGGGTGATCTTCGGCATGATCGCCAACATCTGCAACGAAGGCACCTCGATCCTTCTCGTCGAGCAGAACGCACGCCAGGCACTGCGCATCGCTCATCGGGCCTACGTGCTGGAAAGCGGCCGCATCGCACTCGCCGGCCCTGCACGGGATCTGGCGCAGGATAGCCGGGTTCGCGCGGCGTATCTGGGCGGCAGTGCCATAGCGGCAGAGTGA
- the nirD gene encoding nitrite reductase small subunit NirD produces the protein MNNDRLPQSWMPVCALDDIVPNTGVCALVNGEQVAVFHVANGEGSVFAIDNFDPGSQAAVLSRGLVGNLGERIVVASPIYKHHFDLRTGECLEAPENSVNAYPVRVESGKVWVAA, from the coding sequence ATGAACAACGATCGACTTCCGCAATCCTGGATGCCCGTGTGTGCGCTCGACGACATTGTTCCGAATACCGGCGTCTGTGCGCTTGTGAATGGCGAGCAGGTCGCGGTATTTCACGTCGCGAACGGTGAAGGCAGCGTGTTCGCGATCGACAACTTCGATCCGGGTTCTCAGGCGGCGGTGCTCTCGCGCGGGCTGGTCGGCAACCTCGGTGAGCGCATCGTGGTGGCCTCGCCGATCTACAAGCATCATTTCGATCTGCGCACCGGCGAGTGCCTCGAGGCGCCCGAGAATTCCGTCAACGCCTACCCGGTGCGCGTCGAGAGCGGCAAGGTGTGGGTCGCGGCATGA
- a CDS encoding branched-chain amino acid ABC transporter permease, which produces MSTFFQFVVEGLTTGSFYALVALGYTMVYGIIRLINFAHGDLFMVGAFVGWTGLTVLAAAHLPLALALLIALVASMAVTGALGLAIERLAYQPLLRAPRLSILITALGVSLALENGVLLLYGAGFNTYPHVLSQAGFDLHGVQVTFTQIGIIVVSLALMLALYFFVHHTFLGTAMRALAIDQDAARLMGVNVERLIQLTFLLGSVLAAVAGVMEGLYYTQINFFMGFVLGLRAFTAAVLGGIGNIPGAMAGGILIGLLEAFGAGYVSSQWTDVLVFGVLIGVLVIKPTGLFGERVVERM; this is translated from the coding sequence ATGAGCACCTTTTTCCAGTTCGTCGTCGAGGGGCTGACGACCGGCTCGTTCTATGCTCTCGTCGCCCTCGGCTACACGATGGTCTACGGGATCATCCGGCTGATCAACTTCGCTCACGGCGACTTGTTCATGGTCGGTGCGTTCGTCGGCTGGACCGGTTTGACGGTGCTTGCCGCGGCGCACCTGCCACTCGCCCTGGCACTGCTGATTGCGCTCGTCGCCTCGATGGCGGTCACCGGCGCACTGGGTCTTGCGATCGAGCGGCTGGCCTACCAGCCGCTGTTACGCGCGCCGCGGCTTTCGATTCTGATCACGGCGCTCGGCGTTTCTCTCGCGCTGGAGAATGGCGTGCTGCTGCTCTACGGCGCCGGCTTCAACACCTATCCGCACGTGCTCAGCCAGGCAGGATTCGATCTCCACGGTGTGCAGGTCACCTTTACACAGATAGGCATCATCGTGGTGAGCCTTGCGCTGATGCTGGCGCTGTATTTCTTCGTTCATCACACGTTCCTCGGCACGGCGATGCGCGCGCTGGCGATCGATCAGGACGCGGCACGTCTGATGGGCGTCAATGTCGAGCGTCTGATCCAGTTGACCTTCCTGCTGGGTTCGGTGCTGGCCGCCGTGGCAGGGGTCATGGAGGGGCTCTACTACACGCAGATCAATTTCTTCATGGGCTTCGTGCTCGGTCTTCGCGCTTTCACCGCCGCGGTTCTCGGCGGCATCGGCAATATTCCGGGCGCGATGGCCGGCGGCATCCTGATCGGCCTGCTCGAGGCCTTCGGCGCCGGCTATGTCTCCTCGCAGTGGACCGATGTGCTGGTGTTCGGCGTGCTGATCGGTGTGCTCGTGATCAAGCCGACCGGCTTGTTCGGCGAACGCGTCGTCGAGAGGATGTAG
- a CDS encoding molybdopterin-dependent oxidoreductase encodes MSFPIVISNTPDGSRDAVRTTCPYCGVGCGVLATPRPDGQPDIAGDERHPANAGRLCVKGSALGETVGLDGRLLKPKLREPGSGELHEVSWSEALDTVAGGFRRIIDQHGPDAVALYVSGQLLTEDYYVANKLMKGYIGSANIDTNSRLCMSSSVAGHKRAFGEDLVPVCYEDLELADLVVLVGSNTAWCHPILFQRIVKIKETRPDMKVVVIDPRYTATCEMADLHLPLKAGTDVRLFNGLLSFLAEHDTTDAGFVDAHTTGYAQALDAASTDAPNGFDLAQCAKACKVDPHDLLEFYRLFARTERVVTVYSQGVNQSTSGTDKVNSIINCHLLTGRIGKPGMGPFSFTGQPNAMGGREVGGLANMLAAHLELDNPRHRELVQTFWGAPAIAERPGLKAVELFGAIETGRIKAVWIMGTNPVVSLPDGDQAKRALARCELVVSSDIVENTDTNAFAHVLLPALGWGEKDGTVTNSERRISRQRAFLQAPGEARADWQIICDVAQRMGYAGFDFSDPHEIFDEHARLSAYRNETGNGSERIDSHGKTGNGHIEGDVPRVFNLDGLVALGRERYDALQPVQWPVLAANGAAPRGTARLFGDRRYAHADGKARFVATPPRAPVHAPDGEYPLTLNTGRVRDQWHTMTRTGKSEKLAGHVTEAFVDLHPQDALSCGVREGELARVSSRWGTMVARVQHGGGMSRGSVFVPIHWNDQVASDARVGAVVNPEVDPVSGEPEFKHTPVRIDRFDVAWHGFSLSRHAPVLDGMTYWTRVHGTQFVRYELAGRKPLADHGGWAQALFGIDDPHADWLEYEDRTAGIYRAVHLVDERIESCIFVSARPELPLPSRAWLAGLFGKGRLDEEDRVGLLLGQPIGKGVDTGPTVCSCFGVGRNTICTAIREQGLKTAAEITACLKAGGNCGSCVPELKKLLVDTELERLSTA; translated from the coding sequence GTGAGTTTTCCCATCGTCATTTCCAACACACCTGACGGTAGCCGTGACGCGGTCCGAACCACCTGTCCCTATTGCGGCGTCGGTTGCGGCGTACTCGCGACGCCACGCCCGGACGGCCAGCCCGACATTGCCGGCGACGAACGCCATCCGGCAAACGCCGGCCGCCTGTGCGTGAAGGGCTCGGCGCTCGGCGAAACGGTCGGGCTCGATGGACGCCTGCTGAAACCGAAGCTGCGCGAGCCGGGCAGCGGTGAATTGCACGAGGTGTCGTGGAGCGAGGCGCTCGACACGGTCGCCGGCGGCTTTCGCCGGATCATCGATCAGCACGGCCCGGATGCGGTCGCGCTCTACGTCTCGGGGCAACTGCTGACGGAGGACTACTACGTCGCCAACAAGCTGATGAAGGGCTACATCGGCAGCGCGAACATCGACACCAATTCGCGCCTATGCATGTCGTCATCGGTCGCGGGGCACAAGCGTGCGTTCGGCGAAGACCTGGTGCCGGTGTGCTACGAAGACCTCGAACTGGCAGACCTGGTGGTGCTGGTCGGATCGAACACCGCGTGGTGCCATCCGATCCTGTTCCAGCGGATTGTCAAGATCAAGGAAACGCGACCCGATATGAAGGTCGTCGTGATCGACCCGCGCTACACCGCGACTTGCGAGATGGCCGACCTGCACCTGCCGCTGAAGGCTGGCACCGACGTCCGGCTGTTCAACGGGCTGCTCAGTTTTCTCGCGGAACACGACACGACAGATGCAGGCTTCGTCGATGCGCATACGACCGGCTACGCGCAGGCGCTCGATGCCGCCTCAACCGACGCGCCGAACGGCTTTGACCTCGCGCAATGCGCGAAGGCCTGCAAGGTCGACCCACACGATCTGCTCGAGTTCTATCGGCTCTTCGCGCGGACCGAGCGGGTGGTGACGGTCTATTCTCAGGGCGTGAACCAGTCGACCTCCGGCACTGACAAGGTCAACAGCATCATCAATTGCCATCTGCTGACAGGTCGCATCGGCAAGCCGGGGATGGGGCCGTTCTCGTTTACCGGGCAGCCGAACGCGATGGGCGGACGTGAAGTGGGCGGCCTCGCGAACATGCTGGCGGCACACCTGGAGCTCGACAATCCGCGGCATCGCGAACTCGTGCAGACTTTCTGGGGGGCGCCCGCTATCGCGGAGCGGCCGGGACTCAAGGCGGTCGAGCTGTTCGGGGCGATCGAGACAGGCCGGATCAAGGCCGTCTGGATCATGGGCACGAACCCGGTTGTGAGCTTGCCCGACGGCGATCAGGCGAAGCGCGCTCTCGCGCGCTGCGAGCTCGTGGTCAGCTCCGACATCGTTGAAAACACGGACACGAATGCGTTTGCCCACGTCCTGCTGCCGGCGCTCGGTTGGGGCGAGAAAGACGGCACCGTCACCAACTCCGAGCGCAGGATCTCGCGCCAACGGGCGTTCCTCCAGGCACCGGGCGAAGCGCGCGCCGACTGGCAGATCATCTGCGACGTCGCGCAGCGGATGGGGTATGCCGGCTTCGACTTTTCGGATCCGCACGAGATCTTCGACGAACATGCGCGGCTCAGTGCTTATCGCAACGAGACCGGCAACGGTAGCGAGCGCATTGACAGCCACGGGAAAACAGGCAACGGACACATCGAAGGCGATGTGCCGCGTGTGTTCAATCTGGACGGGCTCGTCGCCCTCGGCCGCGAACGTTACGATGCGCTGCAGCCGGTCCAGTGGCCGGTGCTGGCGGCGAACGGCGCGGCGCCGCGTGGTACCGCGCGTCTTTTCGGCGATCGCCGCTATGCCCACGCGGACGGCAAGGCGCGTTTCGTCGCGACACCCCCGCGCGCACCGGTCCATGCACCGGACGGCGAGTATCCGCTGACGCTGAATACCGGCCGGGTGCGCGACCAATGGCACACGATGACCCGCACGGGCAAGTCGGAGAAGCTCGCCGGCCACGTGACGGAAGCATTCGTCGATTTGCATCCGCAGGACGCGCTGTCGTGCGGTGTGCGCGAAGGTGAACTCGCGCGCGTGTCGAGCCGCTGGGGCACGATGGTCGCACGTGTGCAGCATGGCGGTGGCATGTCGCGTGGCAGCGTGTTCGTGCCGATCCACTGGAACGATCAGGTTGCGTCCGACGCGCGTGTCGGCGCAGTGGTGAATCCCGAGGTCGATCCGGTCTCCGGGGAGCCCGAGTTCAAACATACGCCGGTTCGCATCGACAGGTTTGACGTCGCCTGGCACGGTTTCTCGTTGAGCCGTCACGCCCCGGTGCTGGACGGCATGACCTACTGGACGCGCGTCCACGGCACGCAGTTCGTGCGCTACGAACTTGCAGGTCGCAAGCCGCTCGCCGATCACGGCGGCTGGGCGCAAGCGCTGTTCGGTATTGACGATCCGCACGCCGACTGGCTGGAGTACGAGGACAGGACGGCGGGCATCTATCGCGCCGTGCACCTGGTCGACGAGCGTATCGAGAGTTGCATCTTCGTATCGGCGCGCCCCGAGTTGCCGTTGCCGTCGCGTGCGTGGCTCGCGGGCCTGTTCGGGAAGGGCAGGCTCGACGAGGAGGATCGCGTCGGCCTGCTGCTCGGACAGCCGATTGGCAAGGGCGTCGATACGGGGCCCACGGTTTGCTCGTGTTTCGGTGTCGGGCGCAACACGATCTGCACGGCGATCCGTGAGCAAGGGCTAAAGACTGCGGCGGAGATCACCGCGTGCCTGAAGGCCGGTGGCAACTGCGGGTCCTGCGTGCCGGAGCTGAAGAAGCTGCTGGTCGACACCGAGCTGGAACGGTTGAGCACGGCCTGA